Proteins from one Bradyrhizobium roseum genomic window:
- a CDS encoding glycerate kinase type-2 family protein encodes MTDRRPLLRAIFDAAVAAAHPDVMLAAHLRPAPKGRVICLAAGKGAGAMAAAAERHYLDALGLDPARLTGLATTRHGHGVPTRRIRVIEAGHPVPDEAGLKAADETLRLAADATADDLLLVLLSGGGSANWIAPADGVSFAQKQQVNRALLRSGAPIGEMNVVRKHLSRIKGGRLARAGQRAAEIVTLAISDVPHDDPSAIASGPTVPDPSTLADARALVARYDLAIDDAVRRALENPDNESCKPGDAAFARAQFEMIAKPKASLDAAIKVAKDAGYEVIGLGADLEGEARDVAAEHARMALQARSEGKRVAILSGGELTVTVRGNGRGGPNQEYALALADLLKDSPGIAALAADTDGADGGAGSATDPAGAVIDQSTFAKMKSLGLSPAAYLANNDATGFFSATGDLLLTGPTLTNVNDVRVVLVDRG; translated from the coding sequence CATCTGCGGCCCGCACCGAAAGGCCGCGTGATCTGCCTTGCCGCCGGAAAGGGCGCAGGGGCCATGGCGGCTGCCGCCGAGCGGCACTATCTCGACGCGCTCGGCCTTGATCCCGCACGGCTGACCGGCCTTGCCACCACGCGCCACGGCCACGGCGTGCCGACACGGCGGATCAGGGTGATCGAGGCCGGCCATCCCGTGCCGGACGAGGCCGGACTGAAGGCGGCCGACGAAACGCTGCGCCTCGCCGCCGATGCAACCGCTGACGATCTGTTGCTGGTGCTGCTGTCCGGCGGCGGCTCGGCGAACTGGATTGCGCCGGCCGATGGCGTTTCATTCGCGCAGAAGCAGCAGGTGAACCGCGCGCTGCTACGGTCAGGCGCGCCGATCGGCGAGATGAACGTCGTCCGCAAGCACCTGTCGCGGATCAAGGGCGGCCGGCTCGCCCGCGCCGGGCAGCGCGCCGCAGAGATCGTGACGCTGGCGATCTCGGACGTGCCGCATGATGATCCCTCCGCGATCGCATCGGGGCCGACGGTGCCCGATCCGAGCACGCTGGCGGACGCCCGCGCGCTGGTGGCGCGGTATGATCTGGCAATCGACGACGCCGTCAGGCGCGCCCTGGAAAATCCTGACAACGAGAGCTGCAAGCCGGGCGACGCCGCGTTTGCCCGCGCGCAATTCGAGATGATCGCAAAACCCAAGGCCTCGCTCGACGCGGCGATCAAGGTTGCGAAGGACGCCGGATACGAAGTCATCGGCCTCGGCGCTGATCTCGAAGGCGAGGCGCGCGATGTCGCGGCCGAGCATGCGCGCATGGCGTTGCAGGCGCGCAGCGAAGGCAAGCGGGTCGCGATCCTTTCGGGCGGCGAACTGACGGTGACCGTACGCGGCAACGGCCGTGGCGGGCCGAACCAGGAATACGCGCTGGCGCTGGCGGACCTGCTGAAGGACAGTCCCGGCATCGCGGCGCTCGCCGCCGACACCGACGGCGCCGATGGTGGCGCCGGCAGCGCCACCGATCCGGCCGGCGCCGTGATCGACCAAAGCACCTTTGCAAAAATGAAGTCGCTCGGCCTCTCGCCCGCGGCCTATCTCGCCAACAACGACGCCACCGGGTTCTTTTCTGCTACCGGCGATCTGCTGCTGACGGGCCCGACGCTCACCAACGTCAACGACGTCAGGGTGGTCCTGGTGGACCGCGGCTAG
- a CDS encoding MarR family winged helix-turn-helix transcriptional regulator, translated as MTVSKAATDPVKPSRSTGREIADGAADHAGLHLGELAELLGYSLKRAQLKVFEDFLRCVAPLQLTPAQFSVLLLLDRNPGRNQTEIANTLGILRPNFVSMLDALESRGLCARMRSTNDRRSHILALTDKGRAVLARAKKLVATKHEARLNELLGPANRVALLEMLTKIAAEF; from the coding sequence ATGACAGTTTCCAAGGCAGCGACCGATCCCGTCAAGCCGTCGCGCAGCACCGGCCGGGAGATCGCCGACGGCGCCGCCGACCATGCCGGTTTGCACCTCGGCGAACTGGCTGAGCTGCTCGGTTATTCGCTCAAGCGCGCGCAGCTCAAGGTGTTCGAGGATTTTTTGCGCTGCGTCGCGCCGTTGCAGCTGACGCCGGCGCAATTCTCGGTGCTGTTGCTGCTCGACCGGAATCCCGGCCGCAACCAGACCGAAATTGCCAACACGTTGGGCATTCTCAGGCCGAATTTCGTATCGATGCTGGATGCGCTGGAAAGCCGCGGCCTGTGCGCCCGGATGCGCTCGACCAACGACCGCCGCTCGCACATCCTGGCCCTGACCGACAAGGGCAGGGCGGTGCTGGCGCGCGCCAAGAAGCTGGTCGCCACCAAGCACGAGGCGCGGCTCAACGAACTGCTGGGCCCGGCCAATCGCGTCGCGTTGCTGGAAATGCTGACCAAGATCGCGGCTGAGTTCTAG
- a CDS encoding branched-chain amino acid ABC transporter ATP-binding protein/permease, which translates to MHQRLPVLIFALVMAAIPFIPGIPPFWIVLLNNIGLAALVAMGLVLLTGVGGLTSFGQAAFCGFGAYTTAVLTTAYGFSPWLTLPLSLLVSGIAAVLLGIVTVRLSGHYLPLGTIAWGIGLFYLFSKLEFLGRNDGISGIPPLSVGTFKMLDPGTIYYAIWIGVLISALLTMNLLDSRTGRAIRALRRGHIAGEAFGVQTPRAKLLVFVYAAVLAGLSGWLYAHFQRAANPTPFGAHAGIEYLFIAVVGGAGYVWGAVLGAGIVVILKEILQSYLPYVFGGQSQLETIVFGILLVVLLQLAPTGVWPWLMARLPLKPGRKVPDTSLPLARRERAPASAAALLQIEKARKQFGGVIAVNDVSFEVGAREIVALIGPNGAGKSTTFNLITGVLTTTGGSISVLGHKVDNAPPQEVVKLGVARTFQHVKLVPDMTVLENVAIGTHLRGFSGAISSMFRLDRADEAKLLAEAARQIERVGLGEQIDQLAGSLSLGQQRIVEIARALCADPLLLLLDEPAAGLRHMEKQRLAALLRQLRDGGMSVLLVEHDMGFVMDLADRIVVLDFGTKIAEGTPAAIKTNPDVIKAYLGATA; encoded by the coding sequence ATGCATCAGCGGCTTCCCGTCCTCATCTTCGCACTCGTCATGGCGGCGATCCCGTTCATCCCGGGCATCCCGCCGTTCTGGATCGTGCTGCTCAACAATATCGGCCTCGCCGCGCTGGTGGCGATGGGGCTGGTGCTGCTGACCGGCGTCGGCGGCCTCACTTCCTTCGGCCAGGCCGCGTTCTGCGGCTTCGGCGCCTATACCACGGCGGTGCTGACGACGGCCTACGGCTTTTCGCCGTGGCTGACGCTGCCGCTATCGCTCCTGGTCTCCGGCATCGCCGCGGTGCTGCTCGGCATCGTCACCGTGCGACTATCCGGCCATTACCTGCCGCTCGGCACCATCGCCTGGGGCATCGGGCTGTTCTATCTGTTCAGCAAGCTGGAATTTCTCGGCCGCAACGACGGCATCTCGGGCATTCCGCCGCTCTCGGTCGGCACTTTCAAGATGCTCGATCCCGGCACGATCTACTACGCGATCTGGATCGGAGTATTGATCTCGGCCCTGCTGACCATGAACCTGCTGGACTCCCGCACCGGCCGCGCCATCCGCGCGCTGCGGCGCGGTCATATCGCCGGCGAAGCGTTCGGCGTGCAGACCCCGCGCGCAAAGCTGCTGGTGTTCGTTTACGCGGCTGTTCTCGCCGGCCTGTCCGGCTGGCTCTATGCGCATTTCCAGCGCGCGGCCAACCCGACCCCGTTCGGCGCACATGCCGGCATCGAATATCTGTTCATCGCCGTGGTCGGCGGCGCCGGCTATGTCTGGGGCGCGGTGCTGGGCGCCGGCATCGTCGTGATCCTGAAGGAAATCCTGCAGAGCTACCTGCCCTATGTCTTTGGCGGCCAGAGCCAGCTCGAGACCATCGTGTTCGGCATCCTGCTGGTCGTGTTGCTACAACTGGCGCCGACCGGCGTCTGGCCGTGGCTGATGGCGCGGCTACCGCTAAAGCCGGGTCGCAAGGTGCCCGACACATCGCTTCCTCTCGCCAGGCGCGAGCGCGCGCCGGCCTCTGCCGCCGCATTGCTGCAGATCGAAAAGGCGCGCAAACAATTCGGCGGTGTGATCGCCGTCAACGACGTCTCGTTCGAGGTCGGAGCGCGCGAGATCGTGGCCCTGATCGGGCCCAATGGCGCCGGCAAGAGCACCACCTTCAACCTGATCACCGGCGTGCTGACGACCACCGGCGGCAGCATCTCGGTGCTCGGCCACAAGGTCGACAACGCCCCGCCGCAGGAGGTCGTCAAGCTCGGCGTCGCGCGCACCTTCCAGCACGTCAAGCTGGTTCCGGACATGACCGTGCTGGAGAACGTCGCGATCGGCACGCATCTGCGCGGGTTTTCGGGCGCGATATCGAGCATGTTCCGGCTCGACCGCGCCGACGAGGCGAAGCTGCTGGCGGAAGCCGCCCGCCAGATCGAGCGCGTCGGCCTCGGCGAGCAGATCGACCAGCTCGCGGGCAGCCTGTCGCTCGGCCAGCAGCGCATCGTCGAGATTGCGCGGGCGCTGTGCGCCGATCCGCTGCTGTTGCTGCTCGACGAGCCGGCGGCGGGCTTGCGTCACATGGAGAAGCAGCGGCTCGCGGCGCTGCTTCGTCAATTGCGCGACGGCGGCATGTCGGTGCTGCTGGTCGAGCACGACATGGGTTTTGTGATGGATCTCGCCGACCGCATCGTGGTGCTGGATTTCGGCACCAAGATCGCCGAGGGCACACCGGCCGCAATCAAGACCAATCCCGACGTGATCAAGGCCTATCTCGGAGCCACCGCATGA
- a CDS encoding branched-chain amino acid ABC transporter permease has protein sequence MNTTIMLFLLQDGITNGAIYALLGLALVLVFAVTRVILIPQGEFVTYGALSYAVLATGKVPGTAWLALAMGLVAFALDLFDARRSLRLGRILRSLAINIVLPAAILALTFGLAGPKTPIAVNIALSLLIVAAIGLFLYRIAFQPLAHTSVLVLLIASVGSHLALQGLGLVFFGAEGLRGPALSNAALTVGPLRFTGQSLAVYGLTIAFIIALWLFFGFTVMGKALRATAVNRLGARLVGIRTTLSGQIAFLLASLIGAISGILIVPITTLYYDTGFLIGLKGFIAAIIGGLVSYPLTAVAALIVGSVEAFSSFYASNFKEVIVFTLILPVLVLRSLAAPAVEEEKD, from the coding sequence TTGAATACCACGATCATGCTGTTCCTGTTGCAGGACGGCATTACCAACGGCGCGATCTACGCGCTGCTCGGGCTGGCGCTGGTGCTGGTATTTGCCGTCACGCGCGTCATTTTGATTCCGCAGGGCGAATTCGTCACCTACGGCGCGCTGAGCTATGCGGTGCTGGCGACCGGCAAGGTGCCGGGCACAGCGTGGCTCGCGTTGGCAATGGGTCTGGTCGCCTTTGCCCTCGACCTCTTCGACGCGCGGCGATCGCTTCGGCTCGGGCGCATATTGCGTTCCCTCGCCATCAACATCGTGCTGCCCGCCGCCATCCTGGCCCTGACCTTCGGTCTGGCCGGTCCGAAAACGCCGATCGCGGTCAACATCGCGCTGTCGCTGTTGATCGTGGCGGCGATCGGCCTGTTTCTCTATCGCATCGCCTTCCAGCCGCTCGCGCACACCTCGGTACTGGTGCTGCTGATCGCTTCCGTCGGTTCGCACCTGGCCTTGCAGGGTCTTGGGCTCGTTTTCTTCGGCGCCGAGGGCCTGCGCGGCCCGGCGCTGTCGAATGCGGCGCTCACGGTCGGTCCGTTGCGCTTTACCGGCCAGAGCCTTGCGGTGTACGGGCTGACGATCGCCTTCATCATCGCGCTGTGGCTGTTCTTCGGCTTCACCGTGATGGGCAAGGCGCTGCGCGCCACCGCCGTCAACCGGCTCGGCGCCCGCCTCGTCGGCATCCGCACCACGCTGTCGGGGCAGATTGCGTTCCTGCTGGCGTCCTTGATCGGCGCCATTTCCGGCATCCTGATCGTGCCGATCACGACGCTCTACTACGACACCGGCTTCCTGATCGGTCTGAAAGGCTTTATCGCCGCGATCATCGGCGGTCTCGTGAGCTATCCGCTGACCGCGGTCGCGGCCCTGATCGTCGGCAGCGTCGAGGCCTTCTCCTCGTTCTACGCCAGTAATTTCAAGGAGGTCATCGTCTTCACGCTGATCCTCCCCGTGCTGGTGCTGCGCTCGCTCGCAGCGCCCGCGGTCGAGGAAGAAAAGGACTGA